The genomic stretch AAAGCCCTGAAAATTCCTTTAAGAAGCGATCATATCAAGGAAACGAAGGACTACAGCTATGAAAAGATGAAGACTCACCTGGACACGACGACCTACACAAGCCATCCCCGTATAAACGAAAAGGATGCCGATGAGTTCATAAGCAAGCTCAAACCTGGCGACGTGGTGCTCACCAATGACGAGGCCTGCACCATTTTCTCACTCCTCATCGTCGCGGCTGACGGGAAGGCCGATTTCAACCACGCGCTGCTCTACACTGGAGACGGCAAGACCATTGAGGCCCGTACAGTGACCCACGGCGTGGCGGAAGGCGACCTCAAGGATGTGCTCGGCCACAAGCATCACGCGGTCGCAATAAGGCCCCATTACGAGCCCGAGGAAAAACAGGCGTCCGACGTGGTGCAGGCCGGGAAAGACATGATAGGCATCCCCTATGACTATCGCTTCAAAATGAGCAATGACGCCATGTACTGCTCAGAAGTGGTCTATAAGGCCGTCAAGAAAGGCGCTCCGCAGATAAATTTCAAGAAGAGGCCCCTTATCACCAGGGAAGTCGTGCTGCCGGGCGATCTCCTTCGCACAAAGCAGGCCGAGGTGATAGCGGAAGTTGGTAAGGATAACACGCTCTTCAATTCATTCCTCGCCAAGTTCATCTGATGCGGATTACTGAGACCGGGCGCAGCGGAAGCCCAGGGTGGCCATCGCCCGCTCGGGAGGGTAAGTGCCGCCCCTGTTGGCAGTGCCGAAGTACCGCGGATTGTCGCCTCTCCATGAGCCTCCCCGCGCCACCTTCAGCTTTGAGCCGAAATCAGGGCTGAGAAACGGGGCGCCGGGATAGCCGTCATAGCTCGATGCAGTCCATTCCTCGGCATTTCCCGCCATATCCATGACACCATAAGGTGAAGCCCCGCCGGGGAAGCTCCCCACGGGCAAGGTTCCCCTTCCCTGGGTTATCCGGCTCATAAGGGGGAGAAGGGCTTCGTCAGAGAGAAGCAGGCTGTTCAGCGATCCCTTGTCCCAGCCGCTTCCCCAGGGATAGATTCGCACCGTGTCACCTCTGGCGGCCTTCTCCCATTCAGCCTCGGTGG from Candidatus Eremiobacterota bacterium encodes the following:
- a CDS encoding YiiX/YebB-like N1pC/P60 family cysteine hydrolase, whose translation is MKIQGEQTPPALPVTPPAKKEPEAGGSTLPVPADQYKGAVEEHHWVKDADLATYKKVYGAIGAATMAFASHFAMAGGFAAAGAAIGGIAGAVLGGPVGALVGKVAGGAVGAYAGAKIQGKTKIGRKAAGRIGGMIGNTMGLFAKALKIPLRSDHIKETKDYSYEKMKTHLDTTTYTSHPRINEKDADEFISKLKPGDVVLTNDEACTIFSLLIVAADGKADFNHALLYTGDGKTIEARTVTHGVAEGDLKDVLGHKHHAVAIRPHYEPEEKQASDVVQAGKDMIGIPYDYRFKMSNDAMYCSEVVYKAVKKGAPQINFKKRPLITREVVLPGDLLRTKQAEVIAEVGKDNTLFNSFLAKFI